One stretch of Eupeodes corollae chromosome 2, idEupCoro1.1, whole genome shotgun sequence DNA includes these proteins:
- the LOC129944985 gene encoding uncharacterized protein K02A2.6-like, producing MELKISVMNGTKVGRTIFKNLGCIISSPTALDFIDRGASTTSSGVMEEKSKSGVLGLAFDKLSSDELTRSGKCEVLVVLVDCSATTRRDLNSTGLITIAPSRSSLRPPHCTDRPATVVGRRSSVDRRRHPPRPPPPLLANNTTRQEKATFVCSTITKRNNQGIRQQRVGCIPNVVCSLKLKEKTKPIYVREREVPFALREKVEKELDKLESDGIISKVNTSDWGSPLVIIPKPDGKVRLCVDYKVGVNPQLETAHYPIKRIDELLNQLRYSKYFCRLDLYKAYLHVLVDEESKQVQTISTHRGTYRMNRLSFGIKTAPSEFNKILDQILQGLEEIRYLGYVIRKNEILKSPDKVQAIKDMSRPKNSDEVRAFLEEIMSNRVLTPYDPQLQTTLACDASPVGIAAVLSQIDEGVERPIAFISRSLTLSEQNYSQLDREALAIVFAIDKFYMYLYGREFILITDNKPLTRIFHQHSKIPAMTSSRLLRYASFLQGFNYKIQHKKAEEHLHVDCLSRNLSTDSFQKFKFFLDDEIKDLQDQIINQISTVSLTATSIAKETEKDSKLSKLKQDLLKGQIENPDYSLQDGVIFKGNRVVIPNTLQDEVLKELHRTHIGIVKMKQLARKYCYWNGIDSSIEKLVRSCEKCALCKNSPPQITTHHWDEPNANFDRVHIDYAGPLQGYNFFVLIDAKSKWPEIKVTNSAPTSEVTIKFLQDIVATHGLPKVIVSDNASIFQSNEFKAYCKENGIMQKFIAPGHPATNGLAERYIKTLKSKLNAMSEEEGSIHNKVREILYRYRATPLSNEVVLPEKENTIQEDQPKRSDPSIDEIQIQFEQVPVIPGSFEVRRQSGIETMNIPENRIHTDIEPSNIPVPNRRTNRNRRRPGYLQDYE from the exons CAGCCACCACAAGAAGAGACCTCAACTCAACAGGCCTTATAACTATAGCGCCAAGCCGAAGCAGTCTGCGCCCGCCACACTGCACCGACCGACCGGCCaccgtcgtcggtcgtcggtcGTCGGTCGATCGCCGACGCCATCCACCACGGCCACCACCACCGCTGCTGGCCAACAACACCACCAGACAGGAGAAGGCGACATTCGTCTGCTCGACCATAACAAAACGCAACAATCAAGGAATCAGGCAGCAAAG AGTGGGATGCATTCCAAATGTTGTTTGTTCACTTAAACTCAAAGAGAAAACCAAACCCATTTACGTAAGAGAACGAGAAGTCCCATTTGCACTGCGTGAGAAAGTTGAAAAAGAACTAGATAAACTCGAAAGTGACggaataatttcaaaagtaaatacaaGCGATTGGGGTTCACCGTTGGTGATAATTCCAAAACCCGATGGTAAGGTGCGACTATGTGTGGATTACAAAGTTGGTGTAAACCCTCAGCTCGAAACAGCTCATTATCCGATTAAACGAATCGATGAACTTTTGAATCAGTTacgatattcaaaatatttttgtcgttTGGATTTATACAAGGCATATTTACACGTTTTAGTCGATGAAGAAAGCAAGCAAGTACAAACTATATCAACACACAGAGGCACGTATCGAATGAACCGTTTATCTTTTGGCATTAAAACAGCTCCTagtgaattcaataaaatactaGACCAAATACTTCAAGGATTAGAAG aaaTTCGATATTTAGGCTATGTTATACGTAAAAATGAAATTCTAAAGTCACCAGATAAAGTTCAAGCTATTAAAGATATGTCACGGCCCAAGAATTCAGATGAAGTACGTGCATTTTTGG AGGAAATTATGAGCAATCGTGTATTAACTCCTTATGATCCACAGTTACAGACTACTTTAGCATGTGATGCGAGTCCTGTTGGAATAGCAGCTGTTTTGTCACAGATTGATGAGGGTGTAGAACGACCAATTGCATTTATATCTCGATCACTAACACTGTCAGAACAAAATTATAGCCAACTCGACCGCGAAGCACTAGCTATTGTTTTTGCCATTGATAAATTTTACATGTATCTATATGGAAGAGAATTTATTTTGATCACAGATAATAAACCATTAACCAGAATTTTTCATCAACATTCAAAAATCCCAGCAATGACATCATCTAGACTTCTAAGGTATGCTTCGTTCCTTCAAGGATTTAACTACaaaattcaacataaaaaagCAGAGGAACATCTTCATGTAGATTGCTTGTCGCGAAACCTTTCAACcgattcatttcaaaaatttaaatttttcctaGACGACGAAATCAAAGACCTTCAAGACCAAATTATCAATCAAATATCAACCGTGTCGTTAACAGCAACATCTATAGCGAAGGAAACagaaaaagattcaaaattgtcgaaacTTAAACAGGATTTACTTAAAGGCCAAATAGAAAACCCAGATTATTCTTTACAAGatggtgttatttttaaaggaaatcgCGTCGTTATTCCAAACACTCTTCAAGACGAAGTCCTTAAAGAATTGCATCGTACTCATATCGGAATTGTGAAAATGAAACAACTGGCTCGTAAATATTGCTATTGGAATGGAATAGACTCAAGCATAGAAAAACTCGTCAGGTCTTGTGAAAAATGTGCTCTTTGTAAGAATAGTCCTCCTCAGATCACTACTCACCATTGGGATGAACCAAATGCTAATTTCGATAGAGTACATATTGATTACGCTGGTCCATTGCAAGGTTATAATTTCTTCGTTCTAATCGATGCAAAATCAAAGTGGCCAGAAATCAAAGTTACAAATTCAGCTCCTACTTCAGAGGTAACTATCAAATTTCTTCAAGACATTGTAGCAACACATGGTCTACCAAAAGTTATTGTATCAGATAACGCTTCGATTTTTCAAAGCAATGAATTCAAAGCATACTGTAAGGAAAATGGTATAATGCAAAAATTTATAGCGCCAGGACATCCAGCTACAAACGGGTTAGCCGAACGatatattaaaacattaaaatcaaaattaaacgcGATGTCAGAAGAAGAAGGCTCAATACATAATAAAGTACGTGAAATATTATATCGTTATAGAGCAACACCTTTATCAAATG AAGTGGTTTTACCCGAAAAGGAAAATACTATTCAAGAAGATCAACCGAAAAGAAGTGATCCAAGTATAgatgaaatacaaattcaatttgagCAAGTTCCAGTAATTCCAGGAAGTTTTGAAGTTCGAAGACAATCAGGAATAGAGACAATGAACATTCCTGAAAATCGAATACACACAGACATAGAACCAAGCAACATTCCTGTTCCAAATCGAAGAACGAATAGAAACCGACGGCGGCCAGGATATCTTCaagattatgaataa